From one Melioribacteraceae bacterium genomic stretch:
- a CDS encoding ArsC/Spx/MgsR family protein, which translates to MIQIFGTKKCKETQKAERFFKERKIDYQFCDLTEKGVSKKEFDNFLQFYELEELIDKEGKHYKKRNLQYILHNIETELLEDPLLFKTPIVRLNRKVVLGYNVDAWSTFASEAD; encoded by the coding sequence ATGATTCAAATATTTGGAACCAAAAAGTGTAAGGAAACACAAAAGGCAGAACGTTTTTTTAAAGAAAGAAAAATTGATTATCAATTTTGTGATCTTACCGAAAAAGGTGTGAGTAAAAAGGAATTTGATAATTTTTTGCAATTTTATGAACTTGAAGAACTTATAGACAAGGAAGGCAAACATTATAAAAAAAGAAATTTGCAATATATTCTGCATAATATCGAAACAGAATTGTTGGAAGATCCGTTGCTCTTTAAAACTCCGATTGTAAGATTAAATAGAAAAGTTGTTCTTGGTTACAATGTAGATGCTTGGTCAACATTTGCTTCCGAAGCAGATTGA
- a CDS encoding rhodanese-like domain-containing protein, with protein sequence MNIKFAIIALLVLITTSCAQRPNVPSITIEEFIEKIETDTSLVILDVRTPQELVGPLGKIESVINIPVQELSDRVSELEKYKGKNIAVICRTGNRSTFATKILIENGHKAENVLDGMVKYRK encoded by the coding sequence ATGAATATAAAATTCGCTATCATAGCATTACTCGTTTTAATTACTACATCATGTGCACAAAGACCAAATGTGCCATCAATAACAATTGAAGAATTTATTGAAAAAATCGAAACAGATACTTCACTGGTTATCTTAGATGTAAGAACTCCGCAAGAATTGGTTGGGCCGCTCGGGAAAATTGAATCAGTTATAAATATTCCTGTTCAAGAATTATCTGATAGAGTTAGTGAATTAGAGAAATATAAAGGGAAAAACATAGCGGTTATTTGTCGTACCGGGAATAGATCAACTTTTGCGACAAAAATACTTATAGAAAACGGTCATAAAGCTGAAAACGTGTTGGACGGAATGGTGAAGTATAGGAAATAA
- a CDS encoding pitrilysin family protein, which produces MNRKLIIILMMILSLFVLADSKEIEFVEYTLNNGLHVILHQDNSTPIVAVSVMYHVGSKNEHPERTGFAHFFEHLMFEGSENIPRGEYFKIVQGNGGTLNANTSFDRTFYYQILPSNQLKLGLWLESERLLHSKIDSIGVETQRKVVKEERSQRYDNQPYGSLLEELFKRAYKVYPYSWTPIGSTQYIDLATIDEFIEFYETYYVPQNATLSIAGDIDIDQAKEWIEDYFSEIPKGTREIVRPNVVEPEMTEEVRDTVYDNIQLPAVIQSYRIPAQGTDDYYAINMLTTLLSGGQSSRMYKALVDEKQIALQAASIPLALEGEGQFITFGLPTVGNDAKEVEDAMDVEIERVKNELISDTEFEKLRNQVESGFVQSNSTVAGIAESLANYHVYFGDADLINTELDRYMKVTKEDIQRVAREYLNNDNRVVLYYLPKSQQN; this is translated from the coding sequence ATGAACAGGAAATTGATCATCATTTTAATGATGATACTCTCTCTTTTTGTATTAGCGGATTCAAAAGAAATTGAATTTGTAGAATACACACTTAATAACGGGTTGCATGTGATTCTTCATCAAGATAACTCAACCCCGATTGTTGCTGTCTCTGTTATGTATCACGTTGGTTCAAAAAATGAACATCCGGAACGAACAGGATTTGCTCATTTTTTCGAACATCTAATGTTTGAAGGTTCCGAAAATATTCCACGCGGTGAGTATTTTAAGATTGTTCAAGGAAACGGCGGGACACTTAACGCAAACACTTCATTCGATCGAACTTTTTACTACCAAATACTTCCATCAAATCAATTAAAGCTTGGTCTTTGGTTGGAATCTGAAAGACTTCTTCATTCGAAAATTGATTCAATAGGTGTAGAAACACAACGCAAAGTAGTTAAAGAAGAAAGAAGTCAAAGATATGATAACCAGCCTTATGGTTCACTTTTGGAAGAGTTGTTTAAACGAGCTTATAAAGTTTATCCTTATAGCTGGACACCAATCGGTTCAACTCAATATATCGACTTGGCTACTATTGATGAATTTATTGAATTCTATGAGACATATTATGTTCCGCAAAACGCAACTTTATCGATCGCCGGGGATATCGATATTGATCAAGCTAAAGAGTGGATTGAAGACTACTTTTCTGAAATACCTAAGGGTACTCGTGAAATTGTTCGACCAAACGTTGTTGAACCTGAAATGACTGAAGAAGTTAGAGATACTGTTTACGATAACATACAACTTCCGGCTGTAATTCAATCTTACAGAATACCTGCACAAGGAACAGATGATTATTACGCAATTAATATGTTAACAACTTTACTTTCAGGCGGACAAAGTTCAAGAATGTATAAAGCACTAGTTGACGAAAAACAAATTGCACTTCAAGCTGCATCTATCCCGCTAGCATTGGAAGGAGAAGGACAATTTATAACTTTTGGTCTTCCGACAGTTGGAAATGATGCTAAAGAAGTTGAAGATGCGATGGACGTAGAAATTGAACGGGTGAAAAATGAACTTATTTCCGATACCGAATTTGAAAAACTTCGTAATCAAGTTGAAAGTGGTTTTGTACAAAGTAATTCAACTGTTGCGGGAATCGCGGAAAGTCTTGCTAATTATCATGTCTATTTCGGTGATGCCGATTTGATTAACACTGAGTTAGATAGATACATGAAAGTAACAAAAGAAGATATTCAACGAGTTGCAAGAGAATACTTGAATAATGATAATCGAGTTGTGCTATACTATTTACCTAAATCGCAACAGAACTAA
- a CDS encoding asparagine synthetase B — MDLQQTDHLKAYGVTYNALDRGLTADWLLNYRGGSFLFDFDDDLALRCKLKGVSYELLSSPQTVEILAYVQNEEQNMDVVRLEKSPKIAVFVPEGFLPWDDAVSLVLDYAEVPYDKIWIQEIIQGDLQKYDWLHLHHEDFTGQYGKFYASYSNAQWYIEQQMLYENEAKKLGFTKVSEMERAVVFEIRNYIAEGGFLFAMCSATDSYDIALAAVNTDIADRMFDGDPPDANAQEKLDFSQTLAFENFQLEMNPYVYEYSDIDIQPLEVGNQQNDYFTLFEFSAKYDPVPTMLTQNHVNVIRGFMGQTTMFRKHLIKNSVYILGEREGTDQVKYIHGNFGRGFFSFYGGHDPEDYQHAVGDPETDLSLYKNSPGYRLILNNILFPAAKKKKQKT, encoded by the coding sequence ATGGATCTTCAACAAACCGATCATCTCAAAGCATACGGTGTTACTTACAACGCTTTAGATAGAGGTCTCACAGCTGATTGGCTTCTCAATTATCGAGGCGGTTCATTTCTATTTGACTTTGACGATGATCTTGCTTTAAGATGCAAATTAAAAGGTGTTTCTTACGAACTCCTTTCTTCTCCACAAACAGTTGAAATTCTAGCTTATGTTCAAAATGAAGAACAGAATATGGATGTTGTTCGATTAGAAAAATCTCCGAAGATAGCAGTGTTTGTTCCTGAAGGATTTCTCCCGTGGGATGATGCCGTTTCTCTTGTTTTGGATTATGCGGAAGTTCCATATGATAAAATATGGATTCAAGAAATAATTCAAGGCGATCTTCAAAAATATGATTGGCTTCATCTTCATCACGAAGATTTTACAGGGCAGTATGGAAAATTTTATGCAAGCTACAGCAATGCGCAGTGGTATATTGAACAGCAAATGTTATATGAAAACGAAGCCAAAAAATTAGGTTTTACAAAAGTTAGCGAAATGGAACGAGCGGTTGTTTTTGAAATTAGAAATTACATTGCCGAAGGCGGGTTCTTGTTTGCAATGTGCTCCGCTACTGATTCTTATGATATAGCTTTGGCTGCAGTAAATACTGATATTGCTGATAGAATGTTTGACGGAGATCCTCCCGACGCAAACGCTCAAGAAAAATTAGATTTTTCTCAAACACTTGCGTTTGAAAACTTTCAGTTAGAAATGAACCCTTACGTTTATGAATACAGTGATATTGATATTCAACCTTTGGAAGTTGGGAATCAGCAGAATGATTATTTCACTTTATTCGAGTTTTCTGCTAAGTACGATCCGGTTCCTACAATGTTAACTCAAAACCACGTTAATGTTATTCGTGGATTTATGGGACAAACAACAATGTTCAGAAAACATTTAATAAAAAATTCAGTTTATATTTTGGGCGAACGCGAGGGAACAGATCAAGTTAAATATATTCATGGAAATTTTGGCAGAGGATTCTTTTCGTTTTATGGCGGACATGACCCTGAAGATTATCAACATGCGGTTGGTGACCCTGAAACCGATTTGAGTCTATATAAAAACTCGCCGGGTTACAGATTAATATTAAATAATATTTTATTCCCCGCAGCAAAAAAGAAAAAACAAAAAACATAA
- a CDS encoding insulinase family protein, producing MNNKFLMIFTVLLSMSLFAQVDRSVMPEAGPAPEIQLSNPHSFTLENGLKVFVVKNDKLPRVAFSLVIDRDPILENEYAGFTSIVGPLLRTGTTTKSKSEIDEAVDFIGATLSTSSTGVYASSLTKHTDRLLELMSDIVLNASFQQDELDKLKKQTISGLKAQKDDPNTIANNVRNALVYGLEHPYGEQVTEQTVENISLEVCQQYYDNYFSPSISYLAIVGDIDTDEAEELVDKYFGNWKSKEVAELKYKTPAAPLVNKVAIVDRPQSVQSVLHVSYPVNFKVGSADAIKVSVANMILGGYFSSKLNSNLREAKGYTYGARSSIDSDELIGRFDASTQVRNDVTDSTITEILSEMKKMRTGEFTDEEFETAKNYLTGIFARSLEDPQTIARFALNIERYNLSADYYQNYLKNLAAITKEDVIAVSKKYINPDEAYILVVGKAEEVAEDLEKFSLSGKLNYYDIHTVEYDPDAKKVDESVTVESIIENYIKAQGGKEKLESVNDVTTSLKGKVQGFDITLTIARKSPNKLFQELDAGVFKQTTIFNGESGKQIANGQEQPIEGNQLEGLKYQSTFNLYFDYDKHGISSAIKGIKDVNGKDAYEIELTLPSGKKWYHYFDVESGLKVREIATVDTPQGSFNQTVDMSDYREVNGLLYPHKLTQQIGPQSIDLEVTEIKVNQNLPDTMFN from the coding sequence ATGAATAATAAATTTTTAATGATTTTTACTGTTCTATTATCAATGTCGCTTTTTGCACAAGTTGATAGATCAGTTATGCCGGAAGCAGGCCCAGCACCGGAAATTCAATTAAGCAATCCGCATTCTTTCACTTTAGAAAACGGTTTAAAAGTATTTGTTGTTAAGAATGATAAACTGCCTAGAGTTGCTTTTTCTCTAGTAATTGACCGCGATCCTATTTTAGAAAATGAATATGCCGGTTTTACTTCTATTGTGGGTCCTTTACTGAGAACAGGGACGACAACCAAATCAAAATCGGAAATTGACGAAGCTGTTGATTTTATTGGCGCGACACTATCAACATCATCCACGGGAGTATATGCAAGTTCGCTAACTAAGCATACCGATAGACTTCTTGAATTAATGTCGGATATAGTCTTAAATGCGAGCTTCCAACAAGATGAATTGGATAAATTAAAAAAGCAGACGATTTCAGGATTGAAAGCTCAGAAAGATGATCCAAATACTATTGCTAATAATGTAAGAAATGCACTTGTTTACGGTTTAGAACATCCATACGGTGAACAAGTAACCGAACAAACTGTTGAAAATATTTCACTGGAAGTCTGCCAGCAATATTATGATAATTACTTTAGTCCATCGATTTCCTACTTGGCAATAGTCGGAGACATCGATACCGATGAAGCGGAAGAATTGGTTGATAAATATTTCGGGAATTGGAAATCGAAAGAAGTTGCTGAGCTGAAATATAAAACTCCCGCAGCACCATTGGTAAATAAAGTGGCTATTGTTGATAGACCTCAATCTGTTCAATCAGTTTTACATGTTTCATATCCGGTTAATTTTAAAGTTGGGTCTGCCGACGCAATAAAAGTATCAGTTGCGAATATGATACTCGGTGGATACTTTTCTTCAAAGCTTAATTCTAATTTACGTGAGGCTAAAGGTTACACTTACGGAGCAAGATCAAGCATAGATTCCGATGAACTTATTGGTCGATTTGATGCTTCAACTCAGGTTAGAAATGATGTTACAGATAGTACAATTACAGAAATACTTTCCGAAATGAAAAAAATGCGAACAGGTGAATTTACGGATGAAGAATTTGAAACAGCAAAAAATTATTTGACAGGTATATTTGCACGATCACTTGAAGATCCACAAACTATAGCTCGATTTGCACTAAACATTGAACGATATAATTTGTCTGCGGATTATTATCAAAACTATCTTAAAAATTTAGCGGCTATTACAAAAGAAGATGTTATTGCGGTTTCTAAAAAATATATAAATCCTGATGAAGCTTATATTTTGGTTGTCGGGAAGGCTGAAGAAGTAGCAGAGGATTTAGAAAAATTTTCTTTAAGCGGAAAATTAAATTATTATGATATTCATACCGTTGAATACGATCCGGATGCAAAAAAAGTTGATGAAAGCGTGACTGTTGAATCAATAATCGAGAATTATATTAAAGCTCAAGGCGGGAAAGAAAAGTTAGAGTCCGTGAATGATGTTACAACGTCGTTAAAAGGAAAAGTTCAAGGTTTCGATATTACGCTAACTATTGCAAGAAAATCTCCGAATAAACTCTTCCAAGAACTTGATGCCGGTGTATTTAAGCAAACAACAATTTTTAATGGTGAGTCAGGCAAGCAAATAGCAAACGGACAAGAACAACCTATTGAGGGAAATCAACTTGAAGGATTGAAGTACCAATCAACATTTAATCTCTATTTTGATTATGATAAACACGGTATTTCATCTGCAATAAAAGGTATTAAAGATGTCAATGGGAAGGATGCTTACGAAATTGAGTTAACCTTACCTTCGGGGAAAAAATGGTATCATTATTTTGATGTTGAAAGCGGATTAAAGGTTAGAGAAATCGCGACCGTTGACACACCTCAAGGAAGTTTTAATCAAACTGTAGATATGAGTGATTACAGAGAAGTCAATGGTTTACTTTATCCACACAAGTTAACTCAGCAGATTGGTCCACAATCAATAGATTTAGAAGTAACGGAAATAAAAGTCAATCAAAATTTACCGGACACAATGTTTAACTAA
- a CDS encoding fumarylacetoacetate hydrolase family protein, translating into MRFLKIKNSNEQVEVGKIVCVGRNYAKHAEELGNEIPEFPLIFLKPASVLISDNENIIKPKNSGELHHEVELVLLIGETIKDADETQAENAIAGYAVGLDMTLRDIQSELKKKGHPWTLAKVFDTSAVISEFVSKKDYQLSGNEKIELYINDEIKQSSSLDFMLFNSTQIVAYLSSKFTLEKGDLIFTGTPEGVGAVNIGDEIKAEIENIGKLKLKVE; encoded by the coding sequence ATGAGATTTTTAAAAATTAAAAACAGCAATGAACAAGTTGAAGTCGGTAAAATAGTTTGTGTCGGCAGAAATTATGCAAAACATGCCGAAGAACTCGGTAACGAAATACCTGAATTCCCATTAATATTTTTAAAGCCGGCTTCGGTTTTAATATCAGATAATGAAAATATTATTAAACCCAAAAATTCGGGTGAGCTTCACCATGAAGTAGAACTGGTTTTATTGATTGGTGAAACAATTAAAGATGCAGACGAAACACAAGCTGAAAATGCAATAGCTGGTTATGCCGTTGGACTTGATATGACTCTTCGGGATATCCAAAGTGAGTTAAAAAAGAAAGGTCATCCTTGGACTCTTGCAAAAGTTTTTGACACTTCTGCTGTCATTTCAGAGTTCGTTAGTAAGAAAGATTATCAATTAAGCGGAAATGAAAAAATAGAACTTTACATAAATGATGAAATCAAACAATCATCCTCGTTAGATTTTATGCTGTTTAATTCAACTCAAATTGTTGCATATCTATCTTCAAAATTCACGTTGGAAAAAGGAGATTTAATATTTACCGGAACTCCGGAGGGTGTTGGAGCTGTTAATATTGGAGACGAAATTAAAGCCGAAATTGAGAATATTGGTAAACTAAAACTGAAAGTAGAATAA
- a CDS encoding HAD family phosphatase codes for MKNSDYRVIVFDLGKVLLPFDSQIVIDNFNKIESGLGDRFDKLYNENYHVHQLFDNGKVEIDQFINTMLDWLEHKVSAEEFCNIYSKMFTVNQQMIDLLPKLKENYKLVLLSNTNIIHKQYGWGEYDFLKYFDKQILSYEVGFSKPESEIFRAVEKFTNEKSDAHFYTDDILEYVEAAKLVGWDAVQFKGHDDFISALEIRSII; via the coding sequence ATGAAAAATTCAGATTACCGTGTTATTGTTTTTGATTTAGGGAAAGTCCTTCTTCCATTCGATTCACAAATAGTAATAGATAATTTTAATAAAATTGAATCAGGTTTAGGAGATCGATTTGATAAATTGTATAATGAGAATTATCATGTCCATCAACTTTTTGATAATGGTAAAGTAGAAATCGACCAATTCATAAACACGATGCTTGATTGGCTGGAACATAAAGTTTCTGCAGAAGAATTTTGTAATATTTATTCGAAGATGTTCACTGTTAATCAACAAATGATTGATCTTCTACCGAAGTTAAAAGAAAACTATAAATTAGTTTTATTATCGAACACGAATATCATTCATAAGCAGTATGGCTGGGGCGAATACGATTTTCTAAAGTATTTTGATAAACAAATACTTTCCTACGAAGTAGGATTTTCTAAACCCGAAAGTGAAATTTTTAGAGCAGTTGAAAAATTTACAAACGAAAAATCCGATGCGCATTTTTACACCGATGATATTTTAGAATATGTAGAAGCTGCGAAATTAGTTGGTTGGGATGCCGTTCAGTTCAAAGGACATGATGACTTTATTTCCGCGCTCGAAATTAGGAGTATTATTTAA